The nucleotide window TCAGAGTTTCAAACACTCTGTCGAGATCCTCCTCATAAGCCACACCCACATCGATGACCGCCAGAGAGTTGGCCTTGGAGAAATTCGTCACATTGGTGATCTGTCCGTTCGGAATGATATGCACCTCTCCGGTCCAGGCCCGGATGGTGGTGATACGTAAACCGATCTCTTCCACTGTTCCCCGGTATGTGGCCGTTTGAATCTCATCCCCTACGGCAAACTGATCCTCCACTATGATAAAGAATCCGGTAATTACGTCCTTGACAAGGCTTTGTGCTCCGAAGCCAACCGCCAGTCCCACAATGCCCGCACCGGCCAACAGGGTTTTAATTTCTATGAATTGCTCCAGAATTGTGATGGCCACGAAAAAATAGACCACATATTTGAGGACATTCGTGCTTAACACGCTCAAAGTCCGGGACCGACGCTCGTCCCATCGCACGGCCCGGTTCATCAAAAGCCGGTTGATCGCTCCGGATCCCAAGCGGATCACTATTTTCGCCAACACAAGCAGAACGGCGATTTTGACAAGTCCGTTGAAAAATCCACTCAACAAGTCCTCCCAAAAAGCGGGGTTACTGGTCTTCTCAATCATTTTTTGGTATAAATCCTGAATCTGCGTCCATATGCTCATCCATTGCCACTCCTTTCAACTTGCAATCCAATTCGTCACAAACCAGTAAAAAAACGAATGAGCCAGTTGCCGGTCCAAGGATTCCATTCCCTGCACCCAGGATAAGAGTCCTAGACATTGTACCACATATGCCGCAAACACGCTCCCCATGGAGAAACCGATCACACTCCCTGAAATTCTCGAAAAGAGAGACTCCCCCGGTTCCTTCATTACCGTCTGGAACACTTTAAGAATCATCTGGATTCCGATCCATACGGCCAGGGCGCCAATTCCCACCACCAACATGTGATAGAGGCTTTCCGCCACACTCTTCCCCTGTTCGGACAACCCCTGCCCCGTCGGAACCGCCCTTATGTGATCATACAGCCATTGCCTGAACTCATGAGCCCACCATCCATCTATTAATCTGTCTTGGATATGTGGAATCGCAAATACCACCAACGCAATTGCGGAACCGACACCCATGCAATCGAGCAGCGACCTGTATCCCCCGCGTCTCCATCCTATTACACCCGCCCATGACAGCAGGCAGATTATCAATATATCTACCTTCTGAACCGTCCAAATCTCTATCATCTCGCTCACCCCGGAATTAGAGTTGATCTTCTGGCATATAGTGTCAATACCCCAATCTATAGGTATTACAGCATTTCGAGTATAGAACGGCCCTGATTTCCATAAACTGATAACAATATCCGATTCGGAGGAGTGTTATGTCCAATCTTAAAATCGATCATACCCTGCCCAACGCCCGGTCCGCGCTCCGGTTCCACCTGTTCGATCTGATAGCCGGCCAGATTTCTGATCGAAAAATGGTGTTTGTTTGCATCGGAACCGACAGGTCAACGGGAGACTCGCTGGGGCCGCTTGTAGGCAGCAGATTGGAAACCCTGCTGGCCCCCGATGACTGTTCCATCTATGGTACACTGGAAAATCCGGTTCATGCCGTAAATCTCACCGAGACCTTGCAGACCATCAAACGGATTCATCAAAATCCTTTCATTATCGCGATTGATGCTTGCCTGGGGCAACTGAGTTCCGTCGGCATGATATCGGTCGGTGTCGGCCCTTTAAAGCCGGGAGCCGGCGTGAACAAGAATCTGCCGGAAGTCGGCGACATTCATATTACGGGCATTGTGAATGTGGGCGGATTCATGGAGTATTTTGTCCTGCAGAACACCCGCTTGTCGGTAGTCATGAAAATGGCTGAGTGCATTGCCCAAACCCTTGCTGAAACCGTTCCCTCTTTGCTGAGAGTTCCCCCGTATAGAGATGTCCGGTTGGAATCAAACTATCTTTGATTCCAAAAGGAGGGTTCAGTCATGAATCGAATTGCAGTTGAAGCCAATCTTTCTCCCGTACGTGAATACCTCTCCAACAAAGGCTTCCAGGTGGATACGCTTGACGCATCCAATATGAACCAGGCACGGAACAACAACTACGCCGCCGTGGTCATCTCCGGCACCGACCAAAACCTGATGGGCATTCACAACGTCGCGCAGGATTGTCCGGTCATCAATGCCCATGGCCTCACACCCGAACAGGTATATAACCGGATTCAAGAATTGAAATGAAATGAAGTCCCCGGAATGGGGACTTTCTGCATGTGTGATCATACCAATAGATCTATCGCCTTCGGCAGAATCTTAAACTTTTCGTCCGTTTGAAATTCTTCAGGCTCAGTGTCCCTGACCCGGGTTACAATCTCCCCGTCCGCATGAATCCTCAGATTTGCTTTGGAGATGACGCGAACCTCACTCCCCCGGAACATTTTTACCGCCGGGTGTCGAACATGAGATCCGGAAAACACCTTCGGAAACACTCGCAGCAATTCCAGCTTGGAGATCCCGGACACAACGCACACTTCGAGCAAACCGTCTCGGCAATCCGCCTGGGGCAAAATCTTCATCCCACCGCCGTAGACCCCTCCGTTTCCTACCGCAATCAACCAGGCATCTTCAAAGTGGTGCTTGCTTCCGTCAATTTCAATCATCGCCGCTCCCGGCCGGTAACCGGGCAGTTGCCTCATAACAGATGCGACATAGCCAAGAGAGCCCATTTTTTTCAGGAAAGTGGACCGATTTACATCGGCTGCCACCGCCGCATCAAATCCCATTCCAGCCACATTGATAAACACTTTTTCCTGCATGCAGACCAAGTCAACAGGGACGGATTGGTTCTGAAGGATCCTTTCAACTGACCGAACCGGATCGAAATGACCGTTCAGATTCAAATACTGGGCAAAGTCATTGCCGGTTCCAGCCGGAATAATACCCAGTTTTGCCCCGGTTTGTACGATTCCGTTCACAACTTCATGAATGGTGCCGTCACCGCCGACCGCGATCACTTGATCGTAAAAGCCAGCAAGGTTCTTCAGATGGCCGACCGCATCACCCGGGGCATTCGTCATAAAGCAGTCATACACGATCTGACGTTTATGCAGTTCGGCTTCCGCCAACTTCCAATAGCGCAACGCACGTCCCTTGCCCGCGTTGGGGTTTATGACAAACAGGCGCCTGGTCATTTGGCCGCGTTCTGAACAGCGATGCTGACCGCCTGCTTCTCTTCTTCCGTCATTTTGTATTGCGATTCGCCGTTCACGATGGGTTTCGCATAGATCCTGGAATCTTCCCGTCCATATAAACTTGTCAGGACAATTCCGTTCTTTTCCCGGTTCAGAATGGATACGGAAAAACTCAGATCCGAACCCACATCGTCAAACGCATTGTAACGAATAACCCCAATGGGTCCCAGACTTCTCCGGATCTCTTGTTGAACTTGTTCCTGCACATCTTGTACCTGGCTGACTTTCTCCCGCAGGTTTTTCAGTTCCTCCGCCTGTTTAAAGATCAATTCCTCCAGATTGGATTTGTCGACCCCTCGCATCAATTGCCGATACCTTCTGTGAAGTTGGTTTAGCCGAACGGTATTGATGATAAAGAAGAATAATGCCAGCACCAAAAGCCCAATCAGAACCAACACGACAGTTTCAAGATTCTCCAAGATCCATTGCCGATAATCAAACATTAAGGACGTACTCCCTTCCCGGTAAACAACTCATATAACGTCGATATTGTAACATAAGGCGCCCTGTGAATCCTCAGGTCGCAAGTCCTATCTACTGCAGGAACCACTTGAGGATTCCCGCCACAAAAATGGCCGGCAGCAGATTTCCCACATTGATTTTTCTGATCTCAAGCACATTGAGGGCAATACCCATAATCAACACTCCACCGGTTGCCGACATCACCGCAATTACCGGCTGCG belongs to Effusibacillus lacus and includes:
- a CDS encoding CvpA family protein, with translation MIEIWTVQKVDILIICLLSWAGVIGWRRGGYRSLLDCMGVGSAIALVVFAIPHIQDRLIDGWWAHEFRQWLYDHIRAVPTGQGLSEQGKSVAESLYHMLVVGIGALAVWIGIQMILKVFQTVMKEPGESLFSRISGSVIGFSMGSVFAAYVVQCLGLLSWVQGMESLDRQLAHSFFYWFVTNWIAS
- a CDS encoding DUF4446 family protein, whose protein sequence is MFDYRQWILENLETVVLVLIGLLVLALFFFIINTVRLNQLHRRYRQLMRGVDKSNLEELIFKQAEELKNLREKVSQVQDVQEQVQQEIRRSLGPIGVIRYNAFDDVGSDLSFSVSILNREKNGIVLTSLYGREDSRIYAKPIVNGESQYKMTEEEKQAVSIAVQNAAK
- a CDS encoding diacylglycerol/lipid kinase family protein, whose translation is MTRRLFVINPNAGKGRALRYWKLAEAELHKRQIVYDCFMTNAPGDAVGHLKNLAGFYDQVIAVGGDGTIHEVVNGIVQTGAKLGIIPAGTGNDFAQYLNLNGHFDPVRSVERILQNQSVPVDLVCMQEKVFINVAGMGFDAAVAADVNRSTFLKKMGSLGYVASVMRQLPGYRPGAAMIEIDGSKHHFEDAWLIAVGNGGVYGGGMKILPQADCRDGLLEVCVVSGISKLELLRVFPKVFSGSHVRHPAVKMFRGSEVRVISKANLRIHADGEIVTRVRDTEPEEFQTDEKFKILPKAIDLLV
- a CDS encoding YkuS family protein; amino-acid sequence: MNRIAVEANLSPVREYLSNKGFQVDTLDASNMNQARNNNYAAVVISGTDQNLMGIHNVAQDCPVINAHGLTPEQVYNRIQELK
- the yyaC gene encoding spore protease YyaC encodes the protein MSNLKIDHTLPNARSALRFHLFDLIAGQISDRKMVFVCIGTDRSTGDSLGPLVGSRLETLLAPDDCSIYGTLENPVHAVNLTETLQTIKRIHQNPFIIAIDACLGQLSSVGMISVGVGPLKPGAGVNKNLPEVGDIHITGIVNVGGFMEYFVLQNTRLSVVMKMAECIAQTLAETVPSLLRVPPYRDVRLESNYL
- a CDS encoding mechanosensitive ion channel family protein, whose product is MSIWTQIQDLYQKMIEKTSNPAFWEDLLSGFFNGLVKIAVLLVLAKIVIRLGSGAINRLLMNRAVRWDERRSRTLSVLSTNVLKYVVYFFVAITILEQFIEIKTLLAGAGIVGLAVGFGAQSLVKDVITGFFIIVEDQFAVGDEIQTATYRGTVEEIGLRITTIRAWTGEVHIIPNGQITNVTNFSKANSLAVIDVGVAYEEDLDRVFETLKEVLRKAQEELPTIVGEPQVLGVQNFGPSEVTVRVTADCVPTKHIPVARELRRRIKQAFDEKGIEIPYPKQVLMTPGTQDGKGTDGRATAEVSEG